The following DNA comes from Tunturibacter psychrotolerans.
ACTTCGCCGGGGCGGATTCTTCGAGGCGCCCGAGGCGCGAGTTTCGCTAAAGATCGTCGGCAAAGACGGTGTACCGCCGAGTCGTATCGAAACGACGGAATACGCTCTGATTGTGAACGGCACGCCACGGATCGGGCGGCTGCAGGCTCCAAAAAAATCGACTGATGCGGTTTCTCCCCTTGTATTGCTTGTCTTTCCGCCAAATCAGCCGGTGGTGCATGCGATCGGAGTGCGTGAAGCGACAAAATACTTTGCGTCACAACCGACTGAGGTGCTGCCGTGGCGAGTTGGAATCTTTGATTCGAATGGAAAGTTGACTCCCTTTACCAATGGGAGATCGCAACTGTTGGTGAATCTGGGATTCGTGAGCCACGCGGTCGAGCCCTTTCAGTACACCGGGGATCGGTCGATGGTTGGTAGTCAACCGGCGGGTGGAAGCTGGTTGGTGAAGGCGGAAGATGCGGTCAGCCTGATGCAGCGGTTTGATGGGCCAAAGGTTGTTCTGGCAATGAATCCTTTGGCGGAGTCGATGTATGGCCTCAACGATCAGATGTTCGCGCATGATGGACCTGAAGCTCTGGTCGATGTGGCGAAACATGTGGGAGCTCATATCTATGTTGCGAATGTGGGTGGGCCGGAGGCGTTCGTGCCGGCCGGGGGCGCCGCGGAGGACCGTCCGGCTCAGATGAATGTTCCATCATCGAATGGCGGCCCTCAACTAGGTACTGCACCTTCTATGCATATGAAATTCGATCCGCGGCTCAACAACGCGTTGGCTAATTCTGCGGCCCGCACCTCGCTGATGATGCAGACAGCAGATTCAACGCTGGGCGGCTTTGCCAACTCGCTCGACGCGCTTGCTGCGCAGCTTCATCGGGATCTTGATGAGACCTATTCGCTTAACTTTGATATGACTGCCGCGGATCGCGACCATGGAGTTCCCACCGTGGAGGTGAAGTTTGCGGATCACAATCTACGTGCGTCAATTATGGAGGTTTCACCTGTTGGGACTACCTCGGAGGCAAACCGCGAGGCGGTTTCCAAGGTGTTGGTGGATAAGGTCAGAAAGGCGACTATAAAGCCTGTGAGTTCGACGGATTTTCGAATTACGCAACACGTCGATTACTTTCCTCTGCGCTCGGGGCTTGAGCCGTTACTTCCTATGAGCGCGCTCGTCGAGTGGACGGGAGTTGGACGGGGTCCAGCACGGCTCTCCGTCGTCGAATCGGTGGACGACGTCAACCTCTCGACTCCTTTGATGGAGCGAGCAGCCCAGGTGAGGTGGGATGGTCACCATGTCAGCTGGGAGAGAGATGGAAATTTGCATCCTGGTCAATATCTTTGGCGCATAGCGGTTCACGACGGGAATGGAACCGTGTTTGCCTCGGCGGAACAGAAGATTAATGTCAGCCTGCCTCGAGAGACTAGTGTCGAGGTGAGCAGCCTGGTCATCGGGAAATCCTGCCGCGAACAGGTCGGATCGGTGGATGGGTTGAGACGGCGAACGACCGACAATCACGATGATGTTCCTCCGGTTTCGCAGATTGATCCGATGCGTGCGGTGGATTGCCGAATTAAACCTGAGGCTTCGGATAGGTTCGCATCCACGGACCGGCTTCATGCATTTGTGAGGATTTATCCTTCCGAAAAGATCGACAAACACAAACCCGAAAGCTGGACTGCGAAATTTACTCTTCGGTCCAGGACGAATCCTGTTGCAACGGAGAAAGAGACTCCTTTCCGAGTCGATTCGGGGTCGGGGTATCTTGCGTACATTGAGATGTCACTGGATACGCCGGGTATGGATCCAGGCCAGTACACACTGGATGTCGTCACGCGAGGTCCGGGAATTCGCAAAGAGCTGAAAGAGTCTCGCTCAATTTCTATTCAACAGCCGGTTTCCAATCATGAAACAGACGCGGAAGGGGCGCGTAAAGCGACGAATTGAGGTCATGAGACCGAATCAGGTGAAAAACATCTAATCGGTATTTGAGGAGTCACAGAAATGCCTGCAATCCGAACCTGCAAACAGTGTGGCCAAAAAAATCGTGTTGCTGCAAATCACCTCTCTGACACGGGCCGTTGCGGTGCGTGTAAGACGCCTCTGCCACCGGTCGATGAACCTCTGCAGGTAGATGCAACTCTTTTCGACGAAATCGTTAGTACATCTCGCGTGCCGATTCTCGTAGACTTTTGGGCGGAGTGGTGTGGGCCGTGTCACGCCGCTGCTCCAGAGGTGGCGCGCACGGCAAAGGACATGGCTGGACAAGCCCTTGTGTTGAAAGTTGATACTGACAAACATCAGCAACTAGCCGCGAGGTTCAACGTGCGTGGTATCCCAAACTTCGCTATCTTCTCTGCCGGAAAACTTGTGAAACAACAGGCCGGCGTGGTCGGGCACGACGTGATGGAGGGATGGCTGCGATCTGCTGCACCGGCTCCGACCACTTGAGGGGCCGGACTCGTATACTTGGCGCTGCGTAATCGCGCGAAGGTACGACTCGATGAAGCTGATCTTTCTATACGGTTTGCCCGCAACGGGAAAACTTACAGTAGCACGCGAGCTGGCCGCGATGACCGGCTACAAACTCTTCCACAACCATCTCACAGTCGATCTGCTTCTGTCGGTCTTCGAGTTCGGCTCACCAGCCTTCGTCGCACTACGAGAAGAGATCTGGCTGTCCGTCTTCGATCAGGCGGGTTCGAGTCAGGTGCCTGGACTCGTTTTCACCTTTGCACCCGAACCGACGGTGCAACCCGGCTTCCTAAAAAACGTGGCCGCTACAGTCGAAAAGAGAGGTGGGGAGGTGGATTTTGTTGAACTTGTCTGCCCACGTAGCGAACTCAGACGACGTCTCAGTAACTCATCACGGCTTGAGCATAGCAAGCTGACTTCGGTTACGATTTTCGATCAAATTTATTCGACTCGAGAATTTGATGGATATTC
Coding sequences within:
- a CDS encoding thioredoxin family protein, translating into MPAIRTCKQCGQKNRVAANHLSDTGRCGACKTPLPPVDEPLQVDATLFDEIVSTSRVPILVDFWAEWCGPCHAAAPEVARTAKDMAGQALVLKVDTDKHQQLAARFNVRGIPNFAIFSAGKLVKQQAGVVGHDVMEGWLRSAAPAPTT
- a CDS encoding AAA family ATPase, with the translated sequence MKLIFLYGLPATGKLTVARELAAMTGYKLFHNHLTVDLLLSVFEFGSPAFVALREEIWLSVFDQAGSSQVPGLVFTFAPEPTVQPGFLKNVAATVEKRGGEVDFVELVCPRSELRRRLSNSSRLEHSKLTSVTIFDQIYSTREFDGYSLPRPRLSIDTSLCTAAHAAAKIAEVLELDLSLT